The genomic interval AAGGGCCGAACGATCGACGAACTCTAGGAAACCGTTCGAGGCGCCTAATACTTTAGTGAACAGAATGCCGAGAAAAGGACCAACCGCAAGTGCGCTAACGCCAAGAAACAGGCTTTCGAACGTATAGGCCGTCATAATCTGCAGACGACTTGCCCCTCTGCTGCGCAGGACGGAAATCTCCGTCTTCTGCCGTTCAATAATGAGATTGGCGGCCATGTAGAGATAAAAGGCGAGCATCAGCATGACCGGCGAATAAAGAGACAGCATCATGATATCAAGCTTCTCTTGCTTTCCTTGATAGGCATCCACAGTCGATGTGGCAGGGATATTGACTTCGTCGACGCCGATGCGACCACGGAAATATCGCCTGATGTCCTTGTCGGCCTGTACGAATGCATCAATCGAATCGATCGTTAACTTCTCGTAATCAAGCGCCACGCGCCAATCGAGGCTCGCGAGCTTCGTCTTACCTCCAATTATAAAATCGCTCTCGAATTGATCGAATGGAATAATAAAACCATCGCTGTCCTCTGAAGCGAGATAAGGCAAATAAGGATCAGCAGTCGGATCCGTCTCCATGATCCCTACCGCGATAAAGCGGAACTTCATTTTGTCCGGCGCTTCCGCGATCAATTCATCCCCGAGATCACGCTTCGTCGCAATAAGGAACTTCTGCGTAACGAGAGCCTCGTAAATGCCATCCGTGCGTACGGCTGGCATCACGCCGTCGATCAGGCGAACGCGCTTCTCAAGACCGGATAGCGACTTGATGCTGCCCGCCGCCTTTTGCGACTGCTTCTCCTGATCCGTAGCATCAGCTCCGTACACCTTCATTCGCTGCGTGAAGCGTTGTTGATAAGCGGATAAAGCTTCGAGTCCCGCTCTTCCCGGTATCGTTTGCACGAATCGGTCAGCCCGCCTGATGGCCTCTACTGTCTTCTCGTCCACGGTCGATGAGGATACTGTCGTTCCGATGCGGATATATCCCGGATACACGCCTTCTTGAAGCTGCACCGATTGAAGCTCCTTCTGCAGCGTCTGCTGCAATATGGCTTCGGAGTAAAGCGGCATGGAGCTGAACAAAGCCACGCACACAGTAAGGCCGATCCAAAGGTTCAACTGCAGCCACTTGTTGTTTGCCATCTTTCGAAGGATCATCGTCCATAAGGCCATACGTACACCCCATCCCAGCGCCGGATACATTGCTGTATCCGGTCTTCATTGTTAGTTAGTTGTTCAAGATGACCTTCTGGCCTTCCTCGAGTCCCTTAATGATTTCGGCCTCCGTCGGCGTTATCAGCCCCACCTCTACGTCGACCTCCTTGCGTCGCTCGCCTTCCGCCACCTGTACGTAATAGCGCCCCATGTAAGAACGAATAGCCGAGCGAGGCAGGATGATGACGTTCTCGCGCTTCTGAAGCTCGATCGTCAGCTCGGCGCTATCTCCGATTTGGATGCCTGCCGGGGCCTTATCCATGCTCATGTAGAGCGTTACAGCATTGCGCTCTGCTTTGGATCCGTCCGTTCCGATAGGCACAGTGGAAGGCGATTGCAGCACTTTGCCTGTATACGCCTTTCCCTTATATTTCAAATTGACCGGCATTCCTGCTTCGACCGGCTGTACCTCCTTCATGTCTGCGGCAACATAAGTAAGCTGAATGCGGGACGTATCCGCGATCGATACGATAGCCTGGTAGGCGTTCACAAAGTCGCCCGCATTCAACGTCTCCACGAACGTCACCGTTCCGGGTAGGGTCGCATAAAGACGTGATTTTGCAAGACGCTTCTCCATCGACTGAAGCGATATTCTCTCGCGTTCGAGATCGATTTCGCGCAAACGCAAGTCAGTGGTCGACGCGCCGTCAAGATATGCTTGCT from Paenibacillus sp. FSL K6-3182 carries:
- a CDS encoding HlyD family efflux transporter periplasmic adaptor subunit is translated as MSFHWRMEELYRKRTSNKGGGLLLSGVRRSAVVLALMLALSGCGLLPAEQSALQPPLVQPAQEQLDIVEASRGSIQTYLKGTAHFVSSSAENLSFKESGGRLKAIKVSAGQEVHAGDLLVEQETGDLELQVSLQQLNVERAELLFKQAYLDGASTTDLRLREIDLERERISLQSMEKRLAKSRLYATLPGTVTFVETLNAGDFVNAYQAIVSIADTSRIQLTYVAADMKEVQPVEAGMPVNLKYKGKAYTGKVLQSPSTVPIGTDGSKAERNAVTLYMSMDKAPAGIQIGDSAELTIELQKRENVIILPRSAIRSYMGRYYVQVAEGERRKEVDVEVGLITPTEAEIIKGLEEGQKVILNN